The Alphaproteobacteria bacterium genome contains a region encoding:
- a CDS encoding SDR family oxidoreductase, protein MAYKGFDLTGKVSLITGGNGGIGFGMADALAEAGADVCIWGTNSKKNADAAERLKRHGRKVHTQIVDVGDQARVQAGFAETLKVMGHVDNCVANSGVSGRGKGSLLEMDYEEWRRVMRVNLDGVFFTFQVATRHMVQRGKGGSLVAMASTAAIEGAARSSHYGASKGGVCAMVRALAVELARYKITANSILPGWIETEMTANAFGNEKFADNVMPRIPERRWGVGADFGPIAVYLASGATGYTTGRDFVIDGGYTLF, encoded by the coding sequence ATGGCCTACAAGGGCTTCGATCTGACGGGCAAGGTGTCGCTGATCACCGGCGGCAATGGCGGCATCGGTTTCGGCATGGCCGATGCACTTGCAGAGGCCGGCGCCGACGTCTGCATCTGGGGCACCAACTCCAAGAAGAATGCAGACGCCGCCGAGAGGCTGAAGCGCCACGGCCGCAAGGTCCACACCCAGATCGTCGATGTCGGCGACCAGGCCCGGGTCCAGGCGGGCTTCGCCGAGACGCTGAAGGTCATGGGCCATGTCGACAACTGCGTCGCCAACTCCGGGGTCTCGGGCCGCGGCAAGGGCTCGCTGCTGGAGATGGACTACGAGGAATGGCGTCGCGTCATGCGCGTCAATCTCGACGGCGTGTTCTTCACCTTCCAGGTCGCCACCCGCCACATGGTCCAGCGTGGCAAAGGGGGCTCGCTGGTGGCGATGGCCAGCACCGCCGCTATCGAGGGTGCAGCGCGGTCCAGCCACTACGGCGCAAGCAAGGGCGGCGTCTGCGCCATGGTGCGGGCGCTCGCCGTCGAGCTGGCGCGCTACAAGATCACCGCCAACTCCATCCTGCCGGGCTGGATCGAGACCGAGATGACCGCCAACGCCTTCGGCAATGAGAAATTCGCCGACAACGTGATGCCGCGCATTCCCGAGCGGCGCTGGGGCGTCGGCGCCGATTTCGGGCCGATTGCGGTCTATCTGGCGAGCGGCGCCACCGGCTATACGACGGGGCGCGATTTTGTCATCGATGGCGGCTATACGTTGTTCTAA
- a CDS encoding amidohydrolase family protein produces the protein MLDSVLRRARLAGHDEETFDVGVAKGKIAEIAPTILSDAPEEDAEGRLVAPGFVDTHIHLDKSCILDRCQLSEGTLQEAIALVAAAKSGFTEDDIYARGRRTLEKAIVQGTMRMRAHVEVDPRVGLRGFKAVRRLKRDYAWAIDLEICAFPQEGLLNDPGTEELLVAACEQGADLIGGCPYTDTNPHGQIARIFDIARRFDLDIDFHLDFDLDASRMDLDEVCRQTTAYGYGGRIAVGHVTKLSALTAPRFAEIGQRLADSGVAVTVLPATDLFLMGRAHDLNVPRGVTAAHKLAACGVTCSLATNNVLNPFTPYGDCSLVRMANLYANIAQAGTRHELNACFDLVTTWPARLMNLADYGIAVGNPADFVVLDSMDPAMAIAEVAQPLLGIKRGRRSFTRSLPLIHAPT, from the coding sequence ATGCTCGATTCTGTCCTCCGCAGAGCGCGCCTCGCCGGGCACGACGAGGAGACGTTCGACGTCGGCGTCGCAAAAGGCAAAATCGCCGAGATCGCCCCAACGATTTTGTCCGACGCGCCGGAAGAGGATGCCGAGGGCCGGCTTGTTGCGCCGGGGTTCGTCGACACCCACATCCATCTCGACAAGTCGTGCATTCTGGATCGATGCCAGCTCAGCGAAGGAACGCTACAAGAGGCGATCGCCCTGGTCGCAGCCGCCAAAAGCGGCTTCACGGAAGACGATATCTACGCACGCGGGCGGCGCACTCTGGAGAAGGCGATCGTGCAAGGCACGATGCGCATGCGCGCTCACGTCGAAGTTGATCCTCGCGTTGGCCTGAGGGGTTTCAAGGCAGTGCGCCGGCTCAAGCGCGACTATGCTTGGGCCATCGATCTTGAAATCTGTGCGTTCCCGCAGGAAGGCCTGCTCAACGATCCCGGCACGGAGGAGCTTCTTGTCGCGGCGTGCGAACAGGGCGCCGACCTGATCGGCGGCTGCCCCTACACCGACACGAATCCGCATGGGCAAATTGCGCGCATTTTCGACATAGCGCGGCGCTTCGATCTCGACATCGATTTTCATCTCGACTTCGATTTGGATGCATCGCGCATGGATCTCGATGAGGTCTGCCGGCAAACGACGGCTTATGGATACGGCGGGCGGATCGCGGTTGGCCATGTCACGAAGCTTTCGGCGTTAACGGCCCCGCGTTTCGCCGAAATCGGACAACGACTCGCGGATTCGGGGGTCGCGGTGACGGTGTTGCCCGCGACCGACCTGTTCCTGATGGGACGCGCGCATGACCTCAATGTTCCGCGCGGGGTTACGGCCGCCCACAAGCTCGCGGCGTGCGGCGTCACCTGCTCGTTGGCAACGAATAATGTCCTCAATCCATTTACACCGTATGGTGATTGCTCGCTTGTGAGGATGGCCAACCTCTACGCCAACATCGCGCAAGCTGGGACGCGGCACGAACTCAACGCATGTTTTGACCTCGTCACGACGTGGCCTGCGCGGCTGATGAATCTCGCTGACTACGGGATCGCTGTCGGCAATCCGGCCGATTTCGTCGTGCTCGATTCAATGGATCCGGCGATGGCGATTGCGGAAGTCGCGCAGCCGCTCCTGGGTATCAAGCGCGGCCGCCGTAGCTTCACGCGCTCGCTACCCCTTATCCACGCGCCAACGTAG